The following are encoded together in the Serratia sp. UGAL515B_01 genome:
- the purK gene encoding 5-(carboxyamino)imidazole ribonucleotide synthase, whose translation MKPVCVLGNGQLGRMLRQAGEPLGIAVYPVGLDAEPEAVPYQHAVITAEIERWPETALTRELATHNSFVNRDIFPRLADRLTQKQLLDQLHLPTAPWQLLANQSEWPQVFTSLGELAIVKRRVGGYDGRGQWRIRPGQETELPADAYGECIVENGINFSGEVSLVGARGHDGQSVFYPLTHNLHEEGILRTSVALPQPDPALQQQAEQMLAAILNALNYVGVMAMECFIVGDSLFINELAPRVHNSGHWTQNGASISQFELHLRAILGLPLPKPVVNTPSVMINLIGTPVNQQWLSLPLVHLHWYEKEVREGRKVGHLNLNDPDTTRLQQTLLALAPLLPTEYQTGLAWAQQKLG comes from the coding sequence ATGAAGCCGGTTTGCGTATTGGGTAATGGCCAGTTAGGGCGCATGTTGCGTCAGGCGGGGGAGCCATTGGGTATTGCGGTTTATCCGGTGGGCCTTGATGCCGAACCGGAAGCTGTTCCCTACCAGCATGCGGTGATCACCGCAGAGATCGAACGTTGGCCAGAGACTGCGCTAACACGCGAGTTGGCCACTCATAACAGCTTCGTTAACCGCGATATCTTTCCGCGTCTGGCCGACCGTTTGACACAGAAACAGCTGCTTGACCAACTTCATCTGCCCACTGCCCCTTGGCAATTGCTGGCCAACCAGAGCGAATGGCCACAGGTATTTACCAGCCTGGGTGAACTGGCGATTGTTAAACGCCGCGTTGGTGGTTACGACGGCCGCGGTCAGTGGCGTATACGCCCCGGCCAGGAAACCGAATTACCGGCAGATGCTTATGGCGAATGCATCGTGGAAAATGGTATTAATTTCTCTGGTGAAGTGTCTTTAGTTGGTGCTCGTGGTCATGATGGGCAGTCGGTATTCTACCCGTTGACCCACAACCTGCATGAAGAAGGTATTCTGCGCACCAGCGTTGCTTTGCCGCAGCCAGACCCAGCGTTGCAACAGCAAGCGGAGCAGATGTTGGCTGCCATTTTGAACGCCTTGAACTACGTGGGCGTAATGGCGATGGAGTGTTTTATCGTTGGTGATAGTCTGTTTATCAACGAACTGGCACCACGCGTTCACAACAGCGGCCATTGGACGCAAAATGGGGCTTCCATCAGCCAGTTTGAACTGCATCTGCGAGCCATTCTTGGGTTACCACTGCCAAAGCCTGTGGTCAATACGCCCTCGGTGATGATTAATCTGATTGGTACGCCGGTTAATCAGCAATGGTTATCTTTGCCATTAGTGCATTTGCACTGGTATGAAAAAGAAGTGCGTGAAGGCCGCAAGGTAGGGCACCTGAATCTCAACGATCCCGATACTACCCGTTTACAGCAGACGTTGCTGGCGCTGGCACCCTTGTTGCCAACGGAATATCAAACGGGGTTAGCCTGGGCACAGCAGAAGCTCGGGTAA
- the ybbP gene encoding putative ABC transporter permease subunit YbbP translates to MIWRWFWREWRSPSLLIVWLALTLSVACVLALGSISDRMNKGLSQQSRDFIAGDRVLRTARPVPEDWLIEAQQQRLQVSRQLSFTTMTYAGDRPQLANVKATDLAYPLYGKLETHPLNLKPQPGTVLVAPRLLALLDSKVGDDLDVGDTTLRIAGEIIQEPDSGFNPFQTAPTIIINLADVDKTGAVQPGSRLTYRYMFAGSPKDIKRYEEGLKPRLKPDQRWYGLEESGSALGKSLQRSQQFLLLSALLTLLLSIAAVAVAMSHYCRSRYDLMAVLKTLGAGRKALSQLIIGQWLAVLLLAGICGSLIGLGFETLLLRLLAPVLPGALPAAGVWPWLWAVGALVMISLLVGLRPYRQLLATQPLRVLRRDVVANVWPLRYFLPATVVIVVLLLTLLMGASTLLWAILAGMVVLALLLAGIGWGSLLLLRRFTLKSLALRLAVNRLLHQPWVTISQLSAFSLSFMLLALLLVLRGDLLDRWQQQLPPGSPNYFLLNISTSQVPGVKAFLQKHQLREETFYPIVRVRLTEINQQQATKRVNESDPGGEAVNRELNLTWQAERPDHNPLTAGSWPPKSGEVSMDEGLAGRLKVTLGDTLTFSGDTQSFSAKVTSLRQVDWESLKPNFYFIFPPGALDGQPQTWLTSFRYEGDGKVLTQLNRQFPTLSLLDIGSILKQVGSVLQQVSKALEVMVVLVVICGGLLLMAQVQVGMRQRRQELVVYRTLGAGKRLLRGTLWCEFALLGLVAGIAATVGAEAALWLLQTKVFDFPWVPTPMLWWALPLLSALLLSLCGGWLGVRLLRGRALFRSYDG, encoded by the coding sequence ATGATTTGGCGTTGGTTCTGGCGTGAATGGCGCTCCCCTTCCCTGCTGATCGTCTGGTTGGCTCTGACCCTGTCGGTTGCCTGTGTATTGGCGCTCGGCAGCATCAGCGATCGTATGAATAAAGGCTTGAGCCAGCAAAGCCGTGATTTTATTGCCGGCGATCGCGTATTACGCACCGCTCGGCCGGTTCCAGAGGACTGGCTTATTGAGGCTCAACAGCAAAGGTTGCAGGTCAGCCGCCAACTGAGCTTCACGACCATGACCTATGCGGGCGATCGCCCACAACTGGCTAATGTGAAAGCGACAGATTTAGCTTATCCGCTGTATGGCAAGCTGGAAACGCACCCGCTCAATCTCAAACCACAGCCAGGCACTGTCTTGGTAGCCCCTCGTCTGCTCGCGCTATTGGATAGCAAAGTCGGTGACGATCTGGATGTGGGGGATACGACGTTACGTATCGCGGGGGAAATCATTCAGGAACCCGACTCAGGTTTCAATCCTTTCCAGACCGCACCAACGATTATCATCAATCTGGCTGATGTGGACAAAACCGGGGCAGTCCAACCCGGTAGCCGTTTGACTTACCGCTATATGTTTGCTGGTTCTCCTAAGGACATTAAGCGCTACGAGGAAGGTCTGAAACCGCGGCTTAAACCCGATCAACGCTGGTATGGGCTGGAAGAGTCTGGCAGTGCGTTGGGTAAATCCCTACAACGTTCGCAACAGTTCCTACTGCTCTCGGCGTTGCTGACGCTGCTGCTGTCGATTGCCGCCGTAGCGGTTGCCATGAGCCATTATTGCCGCAGCCGTTATGATCTGATGGCGGTGTTGAAAACCCTGGGCGCAGGCAGGAAAGCACTCAGCCAGTTGATCATTGGCCAGTGGCTGGCAGTGCTACTGTTGGCGGGCATCTGTGGCAGCCTGATTGGCTTGGGCTTTGAGACTTTACTGCTACGCTTGCTGGCACCCGTATTACCGGGGGCGTTACCCGCCGCTGGGGTTTGGCCATGGTTATGGGCAGTGGGGGCTTTAGTGATGATCTCATTGCTGGTCGGCCTACGCCCGTATCGGCAATTATTAGCTACCCAACCGCTACGCGTCTTACGCCGCGACGTGGTTGCCAACGTATGGCCATTGCGTTACTTCCTACCTGCCACGGTAGTGATTGTGGTGCTGTTACTGACCTTGCTGATGGGCGCCAGTACGCTGCTCTGGGCCATTCTTGCTGGTATGGTGGTCTTAGCTCTGCTACTGGCTGGAATTGGCTGGGGCAGTTTGCTGCTGTTAAGACGCTTCACACTGAAAAGCCTAGCGCTACGGTTGGCGGTAAATCGCCTGCTGCATCAACCCTGGGTGACTATTAGCCAACTGTCAGCGTTCTCTTTATCTTTTATGCTACTGGCTCTGTTGCTGGTACTCCGGGGCGATCTGCTCGATCGCTGGCAACAGCAATTACCACCGGGCAGCCCAAACTACTTCCTGCTGAATATCAGCACGAGTCAGGTTCCGGGGGTAAAAGCCTTCTTGCAAAAGCACCAATTACGGGAAGAAACTTTCTACCCAATTGTCCGCGTTAGACTGACAGAAATTAATCAACAGCAAGCCACCAAACGCGTTAATGAGAGCGATCCCGGTGGTGAAGCGGTTAACAGGGAATTAAATCTGACCTGGCAAGCAGAACGACCGGATCACAACCCATTGACGGCAGGCTCATGGCCCCCAAAAAGCGGAGAAGTCTCCATGGATGAAGGGCTCGCCGGAAGGCTCAAGGTAACATTGGGAGATACGCTGACGTTTAGCGGCGATACCCAATCTTTCAGCGCCAAAGTCACCAGCCTGCGGCAGGTGGATTGGGAGAGCTTGAAACCGAACTTCTACTTCATCTTCCCACCGGGTGCTCTGGACGGCCAACCGCAAACCTGGCTGACGAGCTTCCGCTACGAAGGCGATGGCAAAGTACTGACACAGCTTAACAGGCAGTTCCCAACCCTAAGCTTGCTGGATATTGGCTCCATCCTGAAACAGGTGGGCAGCGTGTTACAGCAGGTGAGTAAAGCGCTTGAGGTAATGGTGGTACTGGTGGTGATCTGCGGTGGCCTGTTGCTGATGGCTCAGGTACAGGTAGGCATGCGCCAGCGTCGGCAAGAGCTGGTGGTTTACCGCACGTTGGGGGCAGGCAAACGTCTGTTGCGCGGCACGTTATGGTGTGAGTTTGCATTACTGGGGCTGGTTGCCGGTATTGCGGCAACGGTCGGCGCTGAAGCGGCATTGTGGTTGTTGCAGACCAAGGTGTTTGACTTCCCGTGGGTACCAACACCGATGCTTTGGTGGGCATTACCCTTGCTGAGTGCCTTACTGCTCTCGCTGTGTGGCGGTTGGTTAGGAGTACGTTTACTGCGTGGGCGCGCGCTGTTCCGCAGCTACGATGGTTAA
- the purE gene encoding 5-(carboxyamino)imidazole ribonucleotide mutase: protein MGANATSATTAEVKIAIVMGSKSDWATMQFAAEVLTMLEVPFHVEVVSAHRTPDKLFSFAEQASAKGFDVIIAGAGGAAHLPGMLAAKTLVPVLGVPVQSAALSGVDSLYSIVQMPRGIPVGTLAIGKAGAANAGLLAAQILALHDAALAQRLAGWRQAQTDEVLNNPDPREEA from the coding sequence ATGGGAGCCAACGCCACTTCAGCGACAACTGCTGAGGTTAAAATCGCAATTGTAATGGGATCGAAAAGTGACTGGGCCACCATGCAGTTTGCGGCTGAAGTCTTAACCATGCTTGAAGTCCCGTTCCATGTCGAAGTCGTCTCCGCCCACCGAACGCCAGATAAACTGTTCAGTTTTGCCGAACAGGCAAGCGCTAAGGGTTTTGACGTGATCATTGCTGGAGCAGGCGGCGCTGCACATCTGCCAGGCATGTTGGCGGCGAAAACGCTGGTTCCGGTGCTGGGCGTGCCAGTACAAAGTGCGGCATTGAGCGGTGTTGATAGCCTCTATTCCATCGTGCAGATGCCCCGCGGCATTCCGGTGGGTACGCTTGCCATCGGTAAAGCCGGTGCGGCAAACGCCGGGTTGCTGGCCGCACAAATCCTGGCACTGCACGATGCAGCTTTGGCACAACGTTTGGCCGGCTGGCGCCAAGCGCAAACCGACGAGGTGCTGAATAATCCAGACCCGCGGGAGGAAGCATGA
- the ybbA gene encoding putative ABC transporter ATP-binding protein YbbA, whose translation MPAENVLEVHHLSKHVGQGEHRLTILTGVELVVKPAQTIALVGESGSGKSTLLGILAGLDDGSKGDVRLLGESLTELDEEGRAALRAKNVGFVFQSFMLVPTLNALENVQLPALLRGESDRQSREQAVKLLEQLGLGKRLYHLPAQLSGGEQQRVALARAFSGRPRVLFADEPTGNLDRQTGERIADLLFSLNRDFSTTLILVTHDETLAARCQRRLRLREGQLWEEV comes from the coding sequence ATGCCAGCGGAAAACGTTCTTGAAGTTCATCATCTTAGTAAACACGTTGGTCAGGGGGAACATCGGCTTACCATCCTCACCGGAGTGGAGCTGGTTGTCAAACCCGCACAGACAATTGCGTTGGTTGGCGAGTCCGGTTCGGGTAAATCAACATTGTTGGGTATTCTCGCCGGATTAGACGACGGCAGTAAAGGGGATGTACGTTTACTGGGTGAATCGCTGACCGAATTGGATGAAGAAGGCAGAGCAGCACTACGGGCGAAAAACGTTGGGTTTGTATTCCAATCTTTCATGTTAGTACCCACATTGAATGCGCTGGAAAATGTGCAGTTACCGGCGCTGCTGCGCGGTGAAAGCGATCGGCAAAGCCGCGAACAGGCGGTAAAACTGCTGGAACAGTTGGGACTTGGCAAACGCCTTTATCACTTGCCTGCCCAGCTTTCCGGCGGCGAACAACAACGGGTGGCGTTGGCTCGTGCGTTTAGCGGACGCCCGCGAGTACTGTTTGCCGATGAGCCAACCGGGAACCTTGATCGCCAGACCGGGGAACGGATTGCCGATTTACTGTTCTCCCTTAATCGCGATTTTTCTACCACGCTGATCCTGGTCACTCACGACGAAACATTGGCAGCACGCTGCCAGCGGCGCTTAAGGCTGCGTGAAGGCCAGCTTTGGGAGGAAGTATGA
- a CDS encoding UDP-2,3-diacylglucosamine diphosphatase, whose product MSTLFIADLHLCAQEPAITAGFLRFLQREAMHADALYILGDLFEAWIGDDDPAPLHSEIATALKALQNAGVPCYFIHGNRDFLLGKRFAALSGMTLLPEAQVIELYGRKILIMHGDTLCTDDRAYQEFRQKVHNSWIQRLFLALPLRWRLKIAAKMRERSQQTNRYKSEAIMDVNPQTVEQALLQHDAHWLIHGHTHRPAVHNLILPNGKAYRAVLGAWHAEGSMIKVSADAIELFEFPF is encoded by the coding sequence ATGAGTACATTGTTCATTGCAGATCTGCATCTATGCGCACAGGAACCGGCAATTACTGCCGGTTTTCTGCGTTTTTTGCAGCGTGAAGCCATGCACGCAGATGCGCTATACATTCTGGGCGATCTGTTCGAGGCCTGGATTGGTGATGACGACCCGGCCCCTTTGCATAGCGAAATTGCTACCGCGTTGAAGGCGCTGCAAAATGCCGGCGTGCCTTGCTACTTTATTCATGGTAATCGCGATTTTCTGCTGGGTAAGCGTTTTGCAGCGCTCAGTGGCATGACTCTGCTGCCGGAAGCACAGGTTATTGAACTCTATGGCCGCAAGATCCTGATCATGCATGGCGACACCTTGTGTACCGACGATCGGGCATACCAGGAATTCCGTCAAAAAGTACATAACTCTTGGATCCAAAGGCTGTTTCTTGCTCTTCCTTTGCGCTGGCGCTTAAAAATTGCTGCCAAAATGCGTGAACGAAGCCAGCAGACCAACCGTTACAAATCTGAAGCGATTATGGACGTTAATCCACAAACGGTTGAACAGGCTTTATTGCAGCACGATGCACATTGGCTGATCCACGGTCATACCCACCGCCCAGCGGTCCACAACCTTATCTTGCCTAATGGCAAAGCCTATAGAGCCGTACTCGGGGCCTGGCATGCTGAAGGCTCAATGATAAAGGTTTCGGCGGATGCCATCGAGTTGTTTGAATTCCCCTTCTGA